GAGCCGATCCGGCTCGGATCGACTCCTTGCGTCGTGACTTGGGTGCCGTGCTGCAGGAGCTGCGGGATACGGAGCAGGAAATTGCTGCTCGCGCTCCGCTCTACGGTGACCTCACCGGACTCCGGCCGCCGCTTCGTGCCGCGGAAGTCCGTGAGCGCGTACTCCTCCCGGGCCAGGTCCTCGTCGAGTATCTCGTGGGGACACACGAGAGCCTTGTCTTCGCGCTCACCGGGAGCGGCCTGCGGGTACGAACCATCGCACTCGGTGCCGACAGCTTGCGTGCACTGGTCGATTCCTTCCGTACTGCCGTCGGCGCCGAAGCCCCGAACTTGAATGAGCTCGCCGTGCGCTTGCAGGAACTGCTTCTCGCTCCCGTCGAGCTAGAGTTGGCAGCGACCTCGCGCCTCCTCATCGTCACCGACGGTCCCCTCGTCACCCTGCCGTTCGCTGCGCTGCGGAGGGAGGAGGGCTTCCTCGTCGAGACCCACGCCATTGCCTGCGCGCCTTCGGCGAGCGTCCTCGACCCGTCCTTGTGGCCCCGACGCCATCGTCGGTCCCCTCTGCTGCTCGCGGTGGGCAACCCGACCACCTACCGGACGGCGGCGCTCCTGGACGAAAGGCGCGGCCCCACCTCCTTCCGCTTCGGGCCGCTGCCCTATGCCGAGGAGGAAGTCCACCAGGTGGCGCGTCACTTCCGCCGGGCGCACACTTTCGTCGGTGAGGACGCCACCGAGGATGCCGTGGTCGGGGCTTTGCCGCAGGCCACGGTCGTCCACTTCGCCACCCATGCCTGGTTCGACCCGCGCGAGCCTTGGTCGAGCGGCCTGGCGCTGGCACAGGACGAAGATCCCGCCGAGGATGGTTTCCTGCAGGCCCGGGAAATCCTCGACCTCCGGCTCGATGCCGACTTGGTGGTGCTCTCCGCCTGCGACACCGGGCTCGGGAAGCAGGCGGGAGGCGAGGGGCTCCTCGGACTGGCACGCGCTTTTCTGCAAGCCGGCGCGCGGCAGCTCGTGGTCTCCCTGTGGGAGATCGCCGATCGCAGCACCGTCGGTTTGATGGATCGTTTCCACGCGGCGCGTACGGATGCACGCGCGCCCGCGGATCTCGGCCTGCAGCAGGCCCAGCTGGCCATGCTCCAGGCGGGAGCTCCGGTACGCGACTGGGCGGCTTTCATCGTGATCGGTCGGCCCGCGGCGCCGGGCGATGATCCCTCCCCGCCACTCTGGCTGGTTCCGGTCCTGGTGGCCCTCGTGGGGGGCCTGCTCCTGCTTACCGCGAGAGCCCGCCGGGGGCCACGGCAGCAGCCCTCCTCCTGAAGCAAGCCCCTGCAATTTCTTGTTTTGTCATTATTTAAACTGGTATAATACTAAATCTAGCCAAGATTATTGCAGCTATGGCTAGTTTTATGCTTTATTCCTCCAGCCACCCGAGACCCGAGGAGAGGTCCATGCAGCCCCTGCGCGATTTCCTGGAGATTCCGTACGACCAGCTGGAGGAAATGAACCTTGAGGCCAAGGCCGAGCGGTATGCCCGCAAGGATCCGGGCAAGATCCGGGAAGCGCGGCTCAAGTACTTGACCGACGAGAAGCGGATCAAGGCGCTCACCGTGTGCTTCACCGACCTCGAGGGCCGGCTGCACATGCTGGACTACGACAAGAAGTTCCTTCTCAAGTCGGCGGACAACCTGACCTTCGACGGCTCCTCGATCCGTGGTTTCTCGCGCCAGGCCGAATCGGACCTGCGCCTCGCCATCGACTGGCCTGCCTTCTACTGGTTGCCATCCGACATGTTCGGGCCCGGGAAGGTCCTCGTCTTCGGCGAGGTGCAGGACCAGGATGGTTCCTCCTACGCCGCCGACCTGCGGGCACGGCTCAAGGGCTTCTGTGCCGGCCTGGCCAAGAAGGACATGGTGGCGCACGCTTCCAACGAGATCGAGGGCTTCATCTTCAAGGGGCGGGACGCCGAGCGGCGCTATCTCGAGACCGGCGCCTTCGAATTCATCTCCACCGGCGGCTACTATCATTCGCTCCCTGGCGACACGCTGCGCCGATTCATCGACACCGCCGCCGAGGTGCAACGCGCTCTCGGTTTCGCCAATGAGAAGGATCACCCCGAGGTGGCGCCTTCCCAGTTCGAGATGAACTACGGCTACACCGAGGCCACCATCGCTGCGGATCAGGTGCAGCTCTACAAGCTCGTGGCTCGCCAGGTAGCGGCGTCCATGGATCTCACCGCCTGCTTCCTGCCCAAGCCGGTGGCCGGGGTCAACGGCAACGGCATGCACACGAACATGTCGCTGTCCAAGGCGGGGAAGAATCTCTTCTACGACAAGAAGGGGCAAGACGGTCTTTCCAAGACCGCCTGGGATTTCATCCAGAAGATCCTGGCCAACGGCAACGACATCTGTTTGATCCTGAACTCGAGCGTCAACGCCTACCGGAGGCTCGACCCGCACTACGAGGCGCCGAATCAGATCAAGGTCTCGCCCAGCGACCGCGGCTCCATGGTGCGCATTCCCATCGGCAACGAGAGAACGGCGCGCATCGAGGTACGCTCCATCGCCCCGGACGCGAATCCGTATCTCGCCATCTACGCCCTCTTCCGCACCGGTCTCGAAGGTCCGGTGCCCGACGATGACAACGACGGCAAGCGCCCGCGCACGCGCTTCCTGCCCGACAACGTCTACGACGCCATGCGCATGTTCAAGGCCAGCAAGTTTGCCGAGAACCTCCTGGGCACGGTGGTGCACGAGAAGTTCGCCGAGCTCAAGCTCGCCTCCGCCGAGCGCTGCCCCAAGGCTCTCGGCTCGCGCATCAAGCGCAGCGAGATCGTCTTCCACCACGAGGTGACGAACCAGTACCTCTGGTCGCAGTTCTGAGCTGGGTTCCCACTTCACTGGCCCTCGGCCGATGATCCGGTCGGCCCTTGAAAACAGCGGCCTCCCTCCACCCAGAGCAGAGGGAGGCCGCGACAACAGGTCTTCTCAGTGGAAGAACCGCTTCACCTGCCCCCACGTCGAGGGTGCGACTGCAGTGGTCGACAAGCACTCCATCGGCACGAGCTCGTCGACCTCGGTGATCATGTCCGCGCTCATCGCTGTCGAGGGGCCCAGGATACGCCCGTACATTCGGTAGTATTGCCCGTCTCCAACGACGGCCGGTGCCACAGAACGTACCGGGTTGCCGTTCTGGAAGAACGCAGCAGGACACGACTGCAGATAGGCGTCGCAGGCACCTTGGACGACCGTGGCTTCCGCGACCAGCGCACGACCCACGGAGAGATAGGTGCCCCAGTCTTCGGCGATGGGGCGGCGCATCACGTCCACGGACTTCAATGTGTAGAGATACAGATGGTCGTTCTCGATCCCAGGATCCACGACCTCGTACCTCCCGTTCTGGCGGGGGAGAGCGATCTGCGTGATTAACGTTCCCCCGTCGGAGCGCCACGCATCGAGGCGGTAGATGTCGAAGCCAGCCACCTCGCTCGGCATCGACGCTGTGTTCTGGAGTTCCAACTGGAGTACTGCGCTGGCGTCTGCGAGTGTCGCCTTCATGAAGACTTCTGCGCCTGCAGGCGCTGCCACGAGTAGCCCCAAGACGAAGAGCCAATTGCTGTGCTTCATCGAGCCCTCCCTTCGGTCGGAGCCGGCTCGAAAAATAGCGCTTGGAGGCCGTCTCGGCGTCGAGCCGACTCCCATGGAACGAAGTGATTGTACTCCTCCGCTATCGAGCTATCAACGACGACGCCGGCTGGGGACCGCTCATTCTCAGGGGAGTCAGGGCTCAGAACAGGCGTTTTGAGCAGCACACGAATATCGCCGTCCCGGCCTGGCTCTCATTTCAAGATGACGCCGCGGCGGGAGTGGCCGTCGAGGCGGAGATCCAGCGGCCGGGGCAAGCGGACGTGGCGGAGGAAGGTGGTCTCGCGCTCCGCCGGCTGCGCGTCGAGCCAGGAGTAGTCCACCCAGCCGCCGCCGGCGCGCTCGCTCACCGTGAAGTAGCCGATGCCGAAGGACGTCAGGTTCTGGAAAAAGTGCGTGCCCTCGGAGGGCTCGACCGAGAGGTCCGCCAGGTCGGTCTCGATGATGGCGCGGGCGCCGGAGATCTGCCGCCATTCCACCGGGATGCCGAGCCAGCGGTCCGCCGTACCCCAGCGGCCCGGGCCGATGAGCAGGTACGGCCGCCCCTGCTCGCCCAGGTAGTGATTGAGGATGCCGACCTCGGCGCCGATGTCGGTGGTGCGGGAGCGGTCGAAGCGCTGCGGCCGGGCATAGACCACGTCGCGGATGTCACGAACGCGCCCGTGCCCGAGGGCCCGTTCGCTGGAGCAGAGGATGTCCGCGGGCGTAAGGCGCTGCAGGGTTTCGTCGAGGTCCTCCGTCCCCGCTTCGACAACCATCGGCCGGATCTGCACCACGGCGAACTCGGCGGTGCCGCTGCTGCCGTGCAGGTCGACGGCGAATTCGATCTCCACCTCGCAGCTCATGGCCTCCCGGCCGATCCCGAGCAGTCGCTGCAGGATCTCGGAGAGCGGCAGGAGACGGTTCTTGAGGACCGGGGCGAAGGTGACGAGGGGAACGCCGCGGCGTGACAAGCCGTCGTACACCGCGTCGTTGTCCTGGGAGTACACCGAGGCCACCGGAGCGAGGGTCCCGTGCGCCGCGGCGGCGGCGAGATCGAGCTGCACGACGGTGTCGTCCCGGTCGCTCAGGTGCGGTGGCACCTGTCGCTCCATGTCCAGGGCGTAGAAGTCGCGCTGCGCCGTACGCATGATCTGGGAGGCGCTCCCGAACTGCGGGATCGAAAGCGGGGACGCGGGGGAGAAGCGCACCGCCTTGCCTCCCTCCACGACCGTGCGCCCCAGCCCGAGGGCGACGATGGCGATGCCGCCTTCGGCGGCGAGGTCGAGCACGGGATAGAAGTTGTAGGAGCGCGCCACGCCGGCGAAATCGGGGTAGAAGAACTGCTCGTGCCGGCGGCCCACGAGCCGCTGCAGCACCACCGCCATCTTCTCTTCCTCCGGGCGGTAGGGTGTGCCCTGCAGATAGGCCTTGGCATTGCGCGAGAAGGTCGAGGCGTAGACCAACTTGACCGCGTTGCAGAGATCGTCGAAGCGCACCTGCAGGTCGGCGTGGTTGTTCGGCAGCATGTAGGTGCGGTAGATGCCTGCGAAGGGCTGATCGTAGGAGTCCTCCAGCAGGCTCGACGAGCGCACCGCGATGGGATAGGTGATGCGCTCCACGAAAGCCTGCAGGTCCTGCCGCGTCGCGGCGGGCAAGGTGGAATCCAGGAAGGCCCGGGCGATCACTTCATCCGGTACATCCGAAAGCGCCAGCGCGGCCAGCTGGTTCTCGTACAGAAACTGCTCGAAGACGTCCGTCCCGATCACCGCCGCCGGCGGCACGAAGAGGCGCACACCGCTCCGCTCCGCCTCCCCCAGCCGCGCGATGAGCGAGTTCATGAAGCCGAGCCCGCGCCCCTTCCCGCCCATGGAGCCGGTACCGATCCGGGCGAAGCCGCTCTTCTCGTCGAAACCGGGAGTGAAATCCGCCACCACACCGCGTCGCGTCTCGGTGTAGAGCTGGCTGAAGGCGTCGACGAGGTAGCGGCGCAGGCCCTCGATGTTGGGGAACGCCTCCACCTTCACCGGCCGCATGCGGGCGGCGAGGGCGAACTCCGTGCGCGCCCGGCACCAGTTGGAGAAGTGGTTGCGCGAGGCGTGGTAGCGCAGCGACTCCTCCGGCACCTCGCGCAGCTTTTCCCGCATCTCCGCCAGGTTGCGCGCCCGCCCCACGGGCTCGCCGTCGGGGAGGATGAAAACGAAGTCGCCGAAACCAAGGCTCGTCTCGAGGAAGCGGAGGATCTCCTGGTGCAGCTGCTTGGAACCCTTGAAGAGAAACGCGGCCCCGAGCGCGTGCGCCTTCGCCTCCAGGTCGGCCTCGTAGGACTGGATGAGCGCCGGCATGTCCGGGTCTTCCTGCTTCACCCGGCGCACGAACTCGAGCCCGGCCTCGCCTTCGATGGTACCGCCCTTGGGAAAGCGGGCATCGGTGATGATGCCGAGCGTGTATTCCCGGTATTTCTCGAAGAGTGCCCAGCCTTCCTCGAAGGTTTCCGCCAGGAGGATCTTCGGCCGCGCCTTGAGCCGGCGCAGCCGCTGCCGCGGATTGGCTACGTCGCCGATGAGCGAGTGCGTCTGTTCCATCAGCTCGGCATAGAGGAGCGGCAGGTACGTCGAGTAGAAGCGCACCGAGTTCTCCACCAGGATGATCGCGCGCACGCCAGCTTGCCGCGTGTCGTTCTCGACGTTTTCCCGATCTTCGATGTATTTGATGATGGCGAGAAAGAGGGTGGTGTCGCCGCGCCAGACGAAGATCTGATCGAAAGTTCGCGCGGTGTTCACTTCCTTCACCCGACTCGCCCCGGCGGGGCTGTCGGCGAGGAGCACGAGGGGGATCGCCTGGTGCTTCTCCTTCAGGCTGCGCCCGAACTGCACCACATCCATGTCTCCGAGCCGGGTCATGGTGATGACCAGATCGATGCTGCTCGAGTCGAGAGCGCGCAACGCCGCTTCACCCGTGGAGACCCGGGTGATGTGCGGCGCGTGGCTCAGGCCGATGTCGAGGAACTCGGCGTCAAGACTCTCCGACAGCCGGCCATCTTCCTCGAGGATGTAGGAGTCGTACTGGCTGGAAACGAGGAGTACCTCGCGGATCCGGAAGGGCATGAGATCCCGGAAGGCCGCGTAGGTGGGGTCGTACTTTTCCCAGAGACTGCCGGTGCTCTGCTCCATGCGCCCTCGCCGGTCTCACGCTGCCGGCCAGGCGATGCTAGCACGCCTCCTGCCTCCCCGGAGCGTCCCACTGCACCTGCGGTCGTGGAGAAACCCGGCGACGGCGCTTTCCTCAACGGCAGCCGGCTGGTATCCCCGCAAATGGAAAGCTGCCGCCCCATTCCGTACAAGTATTACAAATCAATCGTATCCGGATCCGTATGCCAGCATCGGCAAAAGTCTCGCCGCCGCCGTCGGGCCGGATGGTGACGACATCGTAGGGTTCGCGCGTGCGCTTTCTCACGACCGATCAGCCGCAACCTTTTACCACCTTTTGTCGACGGTGCGCCCTTCCACGGAGGCATTGCTGCCCCATGATTTCCATGAGGGCCGAGAACCGCGCCGGCGCCTGCTGCTGGCCGCCCGAGCTTCTCCCCCGCCGCTGGAATCCGGCTGCGGCGGCCTGTAGACTGCCAGCTCGCCATCCTGATTTCCGACGGCTACTCGTCGAAGGAGATGGCTGCACAGTGCGCCACACCACCCGCGGGAGGGTCCAGCATGAACGAGTACGTCGCCAAGCTGATGGCCGAGGTCAAGTCGAAGAACCCCTCGGAGCCCGAGTTCCATCAGGCGGTGCACGAGGTCGCCGAATCGCTGGCGCTCGTTTTCGAGCGCCATCCCGAATACCGCAAGGCCAAGATTCTGGAGCGCATCATCGAGCCCGAGCGCGTCCTCATGTTCCGCGTCCCCTGGCTGGACGACCTGGGCAACGTCCAGGTGAACCGCGGCTTCCGCATCGAGATGAACAGCGCCATCGGCCCTTACAAGGGCGGGCTCCGCTTTCATCCTTCGGTGAACCTCGGCATCCTCAAGTTCCTCGCCTTCGAGCAGGTGTTCAAGAACTCCCTCACCACCTTGCCCATGGGCGGTGGCAAGGGCGGCTCCGACTTCGACCCCAAGGGCAAGAGCGACAACGAGGTGATGCGCTTCTGCCAGAGCTTCATGACCGAGTTGTTCCGCCACATCGGGCCGGACACGGACGTGCCCGCTGGCGACATCGGTGTGGGCGGCCGCGAGATCGGCTTCCTCTTCGGGCAGTACAAGCGCTTGCGCAACGAGTTCACCGGCGTCCTCACCGGCAAGGGCCTCAACTGGGGCGGCTCGCTCATCCGGCCCGAGGCCACGGGGTACGGCGCGGTCTACCTCGCCCAGGAGATGCTCAAGACGCGCAAGGAGACCCTGGAAGGCAAAGTTGCTCTGGTGTCCGGTAGCGGCAACGTCGCCCAGTACACCATCGAGAAGCTGCTCGACCTGGGCGCGAAACCAGTGAGCCTCTCCGATTCCGGCGGCTTCATCTACGACGCCGAGGGCATCAGCCGCGACAAGCTCGCCTTCGTGCTGGAGCTCAAGAATGTGCGCCGCGGCCGCATCAAGGAGTACACCGACAAGTGGAAGAGCGCCCGCTACGTCCCCATCGATCCCAAGCTCGACCACAACCCGCTGTGGGACCTCAAGGCGCACTGCGCCTTCCCGAGCGCCACACAGAACGAGATCAACGGGAAGGATGCCGCTAACCTGCTGAGCCAGGGAATCTACGTAGTTTCCGAAGGCGCCAACATGCCCTCCACCCCGGAGGCCATGAAGCTGTTCCTGGAGCACAAGATCCTCTACGGCCCGGCCAAGGCGGCGAACGCCGGGGGCGTGGCGACCTCGGGTCTGGAGATGGCGCAGAACAGCATGCGCCTCGCCTGGACGCGCGAGGAGGTCGATGCCAAGCTGCATGGCATCATGGTCGCCATCCACAAGAATTGCTTCGAGACTGCCGAGCGCTTCGGCACGCCGGGTAATTACGTGAACGGCGCGAACATCGCCGGCTTC
This window of the Candidatus Krumholzibacteriia bacterium genome carries:
- a CDS encoding glutamine synthetase family protein; amino-acid sequence: MQPLRDFLEIPYDQLEEMNLEAKAERYARKDPGKIREARLKYLTDEKRIKALTVCFTDLEGRLHMLDYDKKFLLKSADNLTFDGSSIRGFSRQAESDLRLAIDWPAFYWLPSDMFGPGKVLVFGEVQDQDGSSYAADLRARLKGFCAGLAKKDMVAHASNEIEGFIFKGRDAERRYLETGAFEFISTGGYYHSLPGDTLRRFIDTAAEVQRALGFANEKDHPEVAPSQFEMNYGYTEATIAADQVQLYKLVARQVAASMDLTACFLPKPVAGVNGNGMHTNMSLSKAGKNLFYDKKGQDGLSKTAWDFIQKILANGNDICLILNSSVNAYRRLDPHYEAPNQIKVSPSDRGSMVRIPIGNERTARIEVRSIAPDANPYLAIYALFRTGLEGPVPDDDNDGKRPRTRFLPDNVYDAMRMFKASKFAENLLGTVVHEKFAELKLASAERCPKALGSRIKRSEIVFHHEVTNQYLWSQF
- a CDS encoding PEP/pyruvate-binding domain-containing protein codes for the protein MEQSTGSLWEKYDPTYAAFRDLMPFRIREVLLVSSQYDSYILEEDGRLSESLDAEFLDIGLSHAPHITRVSTGEAALRALDSSSIDLVITMTRLGDMDVVQFGRSLKEKHQAIPLVLLADSPAGASRVKEVNTARTFDQIFVWRGDTTLFLAIIKYIEDRENVENDTRQAGVRAIILVENSVRFYSTYLPLLYAELMEQTHSLIGDVANPRQRLRRLKARPKILLAETFEEGWALFEKYREYTLGIITDARFPKGGTIEGEAGLEFVRRVKQEDPDMPALIQSYEADLEAKAHALGAAFLFKGSKQLHQEILRFLETSLGFGDFVFILPDGEPVGRARNLAEMREKLREVPEESLRYHASRNHFSNWCRARTEFALAARMRPVKVEAFPNIEGLRRYLVDAFSQLYTETRRGVVADFTPGFDEKSGFARIGTGSMGGKGRGLGFMNSLIARLGEAERSGVRLFVPPAAVIGTDVFEQFLYENQLAALALSDVPDEVIARAFLDSTLPAATRQDLQAFVERITYPIAVRSSSLLEDSYDQPFAGIYRTYMLPNNHADLQVRFDDLCNAVKLVYASTFSRNAKAYLQGTPYRPEEEKMAVVLQRLVGRRHEQFFYPDFAGVARSYNFYPVLDLAAEGGIAIVALGLGRTVVEGGKAVRFSPASPLSIPQFGSASQIMRTAQRDFYALDMERQVPPHLSDRDDTVVQLDLAAAAAHGTLAPVASVYSQDNDAVYDGLSRRGVPLVTFAPVLKNRLLPLSEILQRLLGIGREAMSCEVEIEFAVDLHGSSGTAEFAVVQIRPMVVEAGTEDLDETLQRLTPADILCSSERALGHGRVRDIRDVVYARPQRFDRSRTTDIGAEVGILNHYLGEQGRPYLLIGPGRWGTADRWLGIPVEWRQISGARAIIETDLADLSVEPSEGTHFFQNLTSFGIGYFTVSERAGGGWVDYSWLDAQPAERETTFLRHVRLPRPLDLRLDGHSRRGVILK
- the gdhA gene encoding NADP-specific glutamate dehydrogenase, producing the protein MNEYVAKLMAEVKSKNPSEPEFHQAVHEVAESLALVFERHPEYRKAKILERIIEPERVLMFRVPWLDDLGNVQVNRGFRIEMNSAIGPYKGGLRFHPSVNLGILKFLAFEQVFKNSLTTLPMGGGKGGSDFDPKGKSDNEVMRFCQSFMTELFRHIGPDTDVPAGDIGVGGREIGFLFGQYKRLRNEFTGVLTGKGLNWGGSLIRPEATGYGAVYLAQEMLKTRKETLEGKVALVSGSGNVAQYTIEKLLDLGAKPVSLSDSGGFIYDAEGISRDKLAFVLELKNVRRGRIKEYTDKWKSARYVPIDPKLDHNPLWDLKAHCAFPSATQNEINGKDAANLLSQGIYVVSEGANMPSTPEAMKLFLEHKILYGPAKAANAGGVATSGLEMAQNSMRLAWTREEVDAKLHGIMVAIHKNCFETAERFGTPGNYVNGANIAGFLKVANAMMDQGVV